In a genomic window of Colias croceus chromosome 20, ilColCroc2.1:
- the LOC123700654 gene encoding putative nuclease HARBI1, with translation IEHGFRTKWNFPGCIGALDGKHINILAPDDTSDYYNYKGAHSIILLALVDDDYCFSYVNIGTNGRASDGGVYQKSNLAHALENNTLNLPDQSVIVADAAFPLKSYLMTPYRTTPTRREKLFNYRLSRARRIVENAFGILVTRFRVLMNAIDMTPDKVDQVTLASCALHTTRYNNHASRQAEAIRNTYAQLFETTEAVSWQDHMI, from the exons ATTGAGCATGGTTTTCGTACAAAATGGAACTTTCCAGGATGTATTGGAGCGTTAGATGGAAAGCACATAAATATACTCGCTCCTGATGATACTTCTGACTACTATAACTACAAGGGTGCCCATAGCATTATACTTCTGGCCTTAGTTGATGATGACTATTGTTTTTCATACGTAAATATTGGAACTAATGGAAGAGCTTCTGACGGAGGTGTTTATCAAAAATCGAATTTGGCACATGCTTTGGAAAACAATACTCTCAATTTACCGGACCAATCGGTTATTGTGGCGGATGCGGCTTTCCCTCTAAAGTCATATCTTATGACGCCCTATCGAACAACTCCAACGCGTAGAGAAAAACTATTTAACTACCGTTTATCGAGAGCTAGACGAATCGTTGAAAATGCGTTTGGTATTTTAGTAACGAGATTTCGAGTTCTTATGAATGCCATCGACATGACCCCCGACAAAGTTGATCAAGTTACATTAGCTTCTTGCGCTTTACACA CTACACGCTACAATAACCACGCTTCTCGACAGGCAGAAGCAATAAGAAACACCTATGCACAGCTCTTTGAAACTACAGAGGCGGTATCGTGGCAAGATCATATGATATAA
- the LOC123701017 gene encoding uncharacterized protein LOC123701017, translating to MDNQTAIRMELNKIILLLAMQCIQKLISARQKKKRKRKIWVRDWISRREEFGASAQLLTEMRVEDATGYKNFMRMLPHQFDCLLSQVKSAIQKQDTHMRDAIPAKVKLEVTLRYLATGDSLHTLQALYRVGRSTISIFLPEVCEAIYNALKDYIRIPSRED from the exons ATGGACAATCAAACAGCTATCCGTATGGAGCTAAACAAGATCATTCTCTTGCTGGCGATGCAATGCATCCAGAAGCTTATATCAGCTCgtcaaaaaaagaaaagaaagagaAAGATTTGGGTCCGTGATTGGATATCTAGAAGAGAGGAATTTGGAGCAAGTGCTCAATTGCTTACAGAAATGCGAGTAGAAGATGCTACGggttataaaaactttatgcGGATGCTACCGCATCAATTCGACTGTTTACTCTCTCAAGTTAAAAGCGCTATACAGAAACAAGATACACACATGCGAGATGCTATCCCAGCTAAAGTGAAGTTAGAAGTGACATTAAGATATCTAGCAACTGGAGATTCTTTACATACATTGCAAGCACTTTACAGGGTTGGAAGATCTACTATATCGATATTTCTTCCTGAAGTTTGTGAAGCAATATACAATGCTTTGAAGGATTATATAAGG attCCAAGCCGTGAAGACTGA